The genomic window CTTTTTCTCCCACAGGGAAAGGAAGTTGCATGACTCGCTCAAACGGTCCTTGTGTAATTCCTTCTTCAATTAATTCAAACCCTTCAAAATGTAATTGAACGTTTGCTTTGATTTCTAACGTATTGTAATGAATATATACTTCTGCATCGTGTACATCCTGTAAACCTGGGATTGCAACGATGACGAGTAATTCATTTTCACGACGATACATATTGATGCCAGGTGTATGAGAAGAAAAAACGTTTGTTGAATTCCAAAAAGGATTAGAAAAAAACGCTTCCCATTGTTTCGTCCAGTCCATTATTTTTCCTCCTTTCTCTTTTTCTTTTTACTATACGATGCAATAAATAAAATGGTGATTTTTAAGCAAAAACCGAACATTAAATATTTTATTTTTAAAAATGTTCGATTTTGTGTTGACATGATTTAAAAATGACTGGTAAGATGAAAGTAAGTGAATACGTTATGGAACCCTCATATAATTTTGGGAATATGGCCCGAAAGTCTCTACCCAATAACCGTAAATTATTGGACTATGAGGGAAAGGATCTTATTGGCTTTTTTCACCCCATGGGCGAAATATGTCCAGAACGATGCTTTCCCTTATTATCGAGGGCATCGTTCTGGATTTTTTTCTGAATGATAAAAAGAGGTGAATATAGATGCAGCCACTTGTAGCTGTTATTATGGGCAGTCAGTCAGACTGGGAAACGATGCGTTATGCGTGCGATATATTAGAAGAGTTACGTGTTCCGTTCGAAAAAAAAGTTGTTTCAGCCCATCGTACGCCAGACTATATGTTTGCATATGCCGAATCAGCGGAAGAACGCGGAATAAAAGTGATCATTGCTGGAGCGGGCGGGGCTGCACATTTACCGGGAATGGTAGCAGCAAA from Anoxybacillus gonensis includes these protein-coding regions:
- a CDS encoding Hsp20/alpha crystallin family protein, coding for MDWTKQWEAFFSNPFWNSTNVFSSHTPGINMYRRENELLVIVAIPGLQDVHDAEVYIHYNTLEIKANVQLHFEGFELIEEGITQGPFERVMQLPFPVGEKVNAVYENGLLFIHLHRLVPDHIKRKVEIK